Proteins found in one Sorghum bicolor cultivar BTx623 chromosome 1, Sorghum_bicolor_NCBIv3, whole genome shotgun sequence genomic segment:
- the LOC8155718 gene encoding WAT1-related protein At4g08290 isoform X3 gives MELAGTWRKGMSHYVLVVYRNVAAAIVMAPFALWFERKTRPKLSLSVFIKILALGLLEPVLDQNFIYMGVNSTSASFASALTNILPALTFVNAIILRMERIETKERRSLAKIAGTAITVGGALLMILFKGPNVNCPWSKHVINDSVSDSGAHNSGHWLMGTFMILLSCFCWSAFFILQSYTLRSYPCGLSLTTLICATGAMESGAVALVMERDTKAWSIGFDIRLFTAVYSGIMCSGVAYYVQGIVIKERGPVFVTAFSPLCMIIVTVLGSFILSEVVTLGRLIGATVIVVGLYALIWGKNMDHLKSIDNNKEENSFEKHKSFELSFSTSDVNKTSSLGNI, from the exons ATGGAACTTGCCGGGACATGGAGGAAG GGAATGAGCCACTACGTCCTTGTTGTCTACCGGAACGTAGCCGCAGCCATTGTTATGGCTCCATTCGCCCTCTGGTTTGAGAG gaaaacaaggcctaaactgaGCCTATCAGTGTTCATCAAGATCCTGGCTTTGGGATTACTCGA GCCCGTGCTCGACCAAAACTTCATCTATATGGGAGTGAATAGCACATCAGCAAGCTTCGCCTCGGCATTAACCAACATATTGCCAGCTCTAACTTTTGTAAATGCCATCATACTCAG gaTGGAGAGAATAGAGACTAAGGAGCGACGGAGCCTGGCTAAGATTGCTGGAACGGCCATAACCGTCGGGGGTGCCTTGCTTATGATACTTTTCAAGGGCCCCAACGTCAACTGCCCATGGAGCAAGCACGTCATCAACGACTCCGTATCCGACAGCGGTGCCCACAACAGCGGGCACTGGCTCATGGGCACGTTCATGATCCTGTTAAGCTGCTTCTGCTGGTCGGCCTTCTTCATACTCCAA TCATACACGTTGAGGAGTTACCCATGTGGACTCTCCTTGACCACTCTGATATGCGCAACGGGTGCCATGGAGAGCGGCGCGGTCGCCCTAGTCATGGAGCGTGACACTAAAGCCTGGTCCATCGGGTTTGACATAAGACTCTTCACGGCCGTCTACTCT GGAATAATGTGCTCCGGAGTTGCTTACTACGTGCAAGGGATAGTGATTAAGGAGAGGGGACCAGTATTTGTGACTGCGTTTAGCCCACTCTGCATGATTATAGTGACTGTGCTAGGCTCCTTCATTCTTTCTGAGGTGGTTACTTTAggaag GCTGATTGGTGCGACAGTCATTGTTGTTGGCCTCTATGCGCTCATCTGGGGCAAGAACATGGACCATCTGAAGTCTATTGATAATAATAAGGAAGAAAACAGTTTTGAGAAGCACAAGAGTTTTGAGCTATCGTTCTCAACTTCTGACGTTAACAAAACAAGCAGTCTCGGCAACATCTAG
- the LOC8155718 gene encoding WAT1-related protein At4g08290 isoform X1, with product MELAGTWRKVMPYMAMVFLQLGFAGMFLISVASLRQGMSHYVLVVYRNVAAAIVMAPFALWFERKTRPKLSLSVFIKILALGLLEPVLDQNFIYMGVNSTSASFASALTNILPALTFVNAIILRMERIETKERRSLAKIAGTAITVGGALLMILFKGPNVNCPWSKHVINDSVSDSGAHNSGHWLMGTFMILLSCFCWSAFFILQSYTLRSYPCGLSLTTLICATGAMESGAVALVMERDTKAWSIGFDIRLFTAVYSGIMCSGVAYYVQGIVIKERGPVFVTAFSPLCMIIVTVLGSFILSEVVTLGRLIGATVIVVGLYALIWGKNMDHLKSIDNNKEENSFEKHKSFELSFSTSDVNKTSSLGNI from the exons ATGGAACTTGCCGGGACATGGAGGAAGGTGATGCCTTATATGGCCATGGTCTTTCTTCAGTTGGGCTTCGCCGGGATGTTCCTCATCTCCGTCGCGTCCCTGCGGCAGGGAATGAGCCACTACGTCCTTGTTGTCTACCGGAACGTAGCCGCAGCCATTGTTATGGCTCCATTCGCCCTCTGGTTTGAGAG gaaaacaaggcctaaactgaGCCTATCAGTGTTCATCAAGATCCTGGCTTTGGGATTACTCGA GCCCGTGCTCGACCAAAACTTCATCTATATGGGAGTGAATAGCACATCAGCAAGCTTCGCCTCGGCATTAACCAACATATTGCCAGCTCTAACTTTTGTAAATGCCATCATACTCAG gaTGGAGAGAATAGAGACTAAGGAGCGACGGAGCCTGGCTAAGATTGCTGGAACGGCCATAACCGTCGGGGGTGCCTTGCTTATGATACTTTTCAAGGGCCCCAACGTCAACTGCCCATGGAGCAAGCACGTCATCAACGACTCCGTATCCGACAGCGGTGCCCACAACAGCGGGCACTGGCTCATGGGCACGTTCATGATCCTGTTAAGCTGCTTCTGCTGGTCGGCCTTCTTCATACTCCAA TCATACACGTTGAGGAGTTACCCATGTGGACTCTCCTTGACCACTCTGATATGCGCAACGGGTGCCATGGAGAGCGGCGCGGTCGCCCTAGTCATGGAGCGTGACACTAAAGCCTGGTCCATCGGGTTTGACATAAGACTCTTCACGGCCGTCTACTCT GGAATAATGTGCTCCGGAGTTGCTTACTACGTGCAAGGGATAGTGATTAAGGAGAGGGGACCAGTATTTGTGACTGCGTTTAGCCCACTCTGCATGATTATAGTGACTGTGCTAGGCTCCTTCATTCTTTCTGAGGTGGTTACTTTAggaag GCTGATTGGTGCGACAGTCATTGTTGTTGGCCTCTATGCGCTCATCTGGGGCAAGAACATGGACCATCTGAAGTCTATTGATAATAATAAGGAAGAAAACAGTTTTGAGAAGCACAAGAGTTTTGAGCTATCGTTCTCAACTTCTGACGTTAACAAAACAAGCAGTCTCGGCAACATCTAG
- the LOC8155718 gene encoding WAT1-related protein At4g08290 isoform X2 encodes MELAGTWRKVMPYMAMVFLQLGFAGMFLISVASLRQGMSHYVLVVYRNVAAAIVMAPFALWFERPVLDQNFIYMGVNSTSASFASALTNILPALTFVNAIILRMERIETKERRSLAKIAGTAITVGGALLMILFKGPNVNCPWSKHVINDSVSDSGAHNSGHWLMGTFMILLSCFCWSAFFILQSYTLRSYPCGLSLTTLICATGAMESGAVALVMERDTKAWSIGFDIRLFTAVYSGIMCSGVAYYVQGIVIKERGPVFVTAFSPLCMIIVTVLGSFILSEVVTLGRLIGATVIVVGLYALIWGKNMDHLKSIDNNKEENSFEKHKSFELSFSTSDVNKTSSLGNI; translated from the exons ATGGAACTTGCCGGGACATGGAGGAAGGTGATGCCTTATATGGCCATGGTCTTTCTTCAGTTGGGCTTCGCCGGGATGTTCCTCATCTCCGTCGCGTCCCTGCGGCAGGGAATGAGCCACTACGTCCTTGTTGTCTACCGGAACGTAGCCGCAGCCATTGTTATGGCTCCATTCGCCCTCTGGTTTGAGAG GCCCGTGCTCGACCAAAACTTCATCTATATGGGAGTGAATAGCACATCAGCAAGCTTCGCCTCGGCATTAACCAACATATTGCCAGCTCTAACTTTTGTAAATGCCATCATACTCAG gaTGGAGAGAATAGAGACTAAGGAGCGACGGAGCCTGGCTAAGATTGCTGGAACGGCCATAACCGTCGGGGGTGCCTTGCTTATGATACTTTTCAAGGGCCCCAACGTCAACTGCCCATGGAGCAAGCACGTCATCAACGACTCCGTATCCGACAGCGGTGCCCACAACAGCGGGCACTGGCTCATGGGCACGTTCATGATCCTGTTAAGCTGCTTCTGCTGGTCGGCCTTCTTCATACTCCAA TCATACACGTTGAGGAGTTACCCATGTGGACTCTCCTTGACCACTCTGATATGCGCAACGGGTGCCATGGAGAGCGGCGCGGTCGCCCTAGTCATGGAGCGTGACACTAAAGCCTGGTCCATCGGGTTTGACATAAGACTCTTCACGGCCGTCTACTCT GGAATAATGTGCTCCGGAGTTGCTTACTACGTGCAAGGGATAGTGATTAAGGAGAGGGGACCAGTATTTGTGACTGCGTTTAGCCCACTCTGCATGATTATAGTGACTGTGCTAGGCTCCTTCATTCTTTCTGAGGTGGTTACTTTAggaag GCTGATTGGTGCGACAGTCATTGTTGTTGGCCTCTATGCGCTCATCTGGGGCAAGAACATGGACCATCTGAAGTCTATTGATAATAATAAGGAAGAAAACAGTTTTGAGAAGCACAAGAGTTTTGAGCTATCGTTCTCAACTTCTGACGTTAACAAAACAAGCAGTCTCGGCAACATCTAG